The Acidobacteriota bacterium genomic interval CTGCGAGCGAGAGGTCCGGAAACTTCTCCGGCTCGGCCTTGCGTCGCCGGGCCAGGAACGACTCGAGAGCCACCGCGTCGGGCTCGTCCGGAAGCCGGTCTCCGAGGCCGGACGCGAGCTGCACGATACGGTCCCAGCGCTCCGGCGACCTCAGGACCCTGCGAAGCGACGGGAACCCCTTCGATTCAAGGTAGGTCGCGGTCGCGCCATTGGCCGCGATCATGAAGTCCTCGATCAACTGTTGTGCCCGGTTCTTCTGATCCAGGTCGAGATCCGAGAGCGCATCTCCATCGAAGACCGCCTTTGTTTCTGTCGTCGCGAGGCTGAGCGCGCCGTGGCGGTGCCGCAACTCGACCAGCCGCTGCGCGACGCGGTCCTGGAGGCGCAGATTCTCGTCGAGACCCGGCGTCGCCCGGATGGGATCGGGAGCCGCGCCTTCGCCTTCCAGCCACGCCGCGACGCTCCGGTAAGCCAGCTGCCCGCGGTTCCTGACGCGCGCCCGATAGAGGTCTGAAGCCGCGAGCGAACCGTCTTCCTCGAACACCATGTCAGCCACGACGGCTGTCCGGTCCTGATCTTCGTTGAGCGACGTCAGATCGGTGGACAACGCCTCGGGCAGCATCGGAAAGATCGCGGCGGGAGTATAGACGGAGGTCGTGTTGCGCGACGCATGGCCATCGATCGCCGAGCCCTTCCGCACGAGCGCGTCCACGTCCGCGACCGCCACGAGGATTCTGACCCGGCCGCCGGCGAGGGGCTCGGCCACGGTGAGCTGATCCAGGTCGCGGGAGTCGTCGTTATCGATGGAGGCCCACAGCCGATCGCGCATGTCTCGTATGCCGTCGGCCGCATCGGCAGGCCCGCTGATGGCCGCCAGCTCCCGCTGCGCCGCGGGCGGGAAATCCGGCTCCAGGCCGCGCTCGATCATGGCCCGGCGCGCGATGGCGGCGAGCATAGCTCGATCGTTCTGTCTGGCATGGAACGCATGACCGTTGGCGTCTCGCGCGGCGGCTGATTCGTGACCAGTTGTGTTCATGGGTGTCTCGTGTGTTCCGTCCATATCCGTCCATACAATAGCCCATTCCTCCATCCGCCGGCAGCCGTGCTATGCTTCGCCCGGCCGACGCGATGCGGTGTCCCCCGCCGCCGCGAGCGGATTGGACGCTTCTGTCGGGCCGCGAAGCACAGGGGCCAGCCTCGGCCCCGTTTCTGGAGCCGCACGCATGAAATCATTCCTCGCAATGGCCATCGGCCTGGCGCTCAGCGTCACGGTCGCCGCGCAGAATGCGCCTGCACAACGCGCACAGGCTGGCACGCCGAGAGTCTCAGCCGTCCGGGTGCCGATCACGTTTGCCGCGCCGCGCGGATACGCGGCCACGGTGGACTACCTGAAGAAGGTGGCGGCCGCCAACCCGGGACTCACCGAGTTGACGGAAATCGGCAAGAGCGCCGCGAACCGCCCCATACACGTCCTGGTCATCTCGAACATGAAGACGGGGGTGCCGATCGACACTCTCGTCCCGCTCCAGCATCCGCGGACACCCGTGGTCAATAACGTCGTGCCGATGAAGCGCTACCAGGCGAAACCCGGCCAGTGGATCGACGGAGGCACGCGCGGCGCCGATCCGGCGGGGGCGGAAGGATGTCTCTACATCATCGACAAGCTCCTGTCCGGATACGGGAGCGATCCGGATGTGACGACGCTCGTCGATGACCATGCGTTATACATCTGCCCGATTGTGAATCCCGACGCCCCGGACAGTCCGTCGGCGGGCACGGCCGCGGGCAGTTCGGCACTGGCCAATGACAATTTCCCCGAGGGCTGGTGGACAGACGACAACACGCCCGGCGGCACCGGCGATTTTCCCTCGTCTCTGCCCGAGGCGCGCGCCGTGCTCGAGTTCTTCACCAATCACACCAACATCCTGCTGGTGCAGTCGTTCGACGCGACTGGAGGCTTTTCGATCCGGCCGTTTGCCCGGTGGCCTGACGCACGGGTCGACGCGCGGGACACGGCCATTCTCGATGGCGTCCTCGGCAAGAAGTACCAGGAACTGGCCGGCCAGGCACCCGCATCGCGCGTGTGGCGGAGCGCGTACAACTCCGACCGGCAGGCACCAGCCGGATTCGGGGTGTTCGTCGACTGGGCCTACGGCCAGTTCGGCGCGTTTGCCATGAGCACCCAGATCTCGAGCGCGGACGCGGGAGCGACGCTGGAGAAGGCATACGAACGGGCGTGGCAGTTCGAGCGCTTCAAGGGTTCGCTGCTGCCGCGCGTGCAGTTCAAGAGCGCGACCGCGAACGTGCTCTACACGACGAATCAGGCAACCAAGGCGACGGTCAGCGAGGCTGCCGACGCGGTGGTGGTGAAGAGAGCCGGACCGGCCGGCCGCTATCGGGTCGTGCAGGTCACGGCGACAGTGGAGAACGTCGGCCCTCTGCCGACGCAGGTGGCGCGCGGCACCGAATTGCGCGGCAACCGTCAGGACGTGGTGTGGCTGCTGGGCGATGCCGCGAAGGTCACGTTCCTCGAGGGCTCGCGCTGGATGGCGATCGGCGTGCTCCAGGGGACACTGCCGCTCCCACGCGCAGCAGGTGAAGGGGGGCGCGGCGCCCGCGGTGGCGCAGCCGGCGCGCGCGGCGGCGGCCGGGGCGGTCGCGGCGAGGCCGGGGCCACCCCGCTGTCCCAGATGCGGGAACAGCGGCCGGCGGCAGCGCCGGTCGGCCAGTCGGGCAGCAGCAGAACCGTGTCGTGGCTCGTCGCGGTCGATGGCGACGCGCCGCTGAAGCTCGTGCTGACATCCCAGCGGGGCGGCACGATAGTCCAGGACGTGGTGGTTCAGTAACACCGAGGAGGACATCCATGCGCACACACAGTCTTCGCAACGGCCTCCTGGTGCTGGCTCTGGGACTCGTCGTGGCCGGCTCGGGTTGGCATCCCCTGCGCGCGGCCGGGGCCGCCGCCGCACTCCAGTCCGCACCGCAGCAGAAGCTGCAGACCAGTCCGGCCGGGAACCACGGCGAGAGCGACTTCCCGATCAACTGGAAGCAGTACTACGGCTACATCGAAAAGACGAAGATCCTGCAGGGTCTTCAGAAGCAGTACAGCCGGCTGGCGGACCTCTCGTCGATCGGCAAGAGCCGGATGGGACGTGATCAGTGGCTGCTGACGATCACGGCGAAGTCCACCGGGCCAGCCGATGCCAAGCCGGCGATGTGGGTGGATGGCGCCATCCACGGCAACGAGGTCAATGGCGTCACCTGCTCGCTGTATCTGGCGTGGTACCTGCTCACCCGCTACGACTACGATCCGGATGTGAAGGAACTGGTCGATCACCGGACGTTCTATGTCCTGCCGGGCCTCAACGTCGACGGGAACGACTCGTACGTCACCGAACCGAATACCGAGAACAATCCACGCGAGCCGTATCGCATGGAGGACAACGACGG includes:
- a CDS encoding RNB domain-containing ribonuclease, which encodes MLAAIARRAMIERGLEPDFPPAAQRELAAISGPADAADGIRDMRDRLWASIDNDDSRDLDQLTVAEPLAGGRVRILVAVADVDALVRKGSAIDGHASRNTTSVYTPAAIFPMLPEALSTDLTSLNEDQDRTAVVADMVFEEDGSLAASDLYRARVRNRGQLAYRSVAAWLEGEGAAPDPIRATPGLDENLRLQDRVAQRLVELRHRHGALSLATTETKAVFDGDALSDLDLDQKNRAQQLIEDFMIAANGATATYLESKGFPSLRRVLRSPERWDRIVQLASGLGDRLPDEPDAVALESFLARRRKAEPEKFPDLSLAVVKLIGRGEYAVDLPGAEPPGHFGLAVKDYTHSTAPNRRFPDLVTQRLLKAAITGAPLPYSVPELVDVAKHCTAREDDATKVERLVRKSAAALLLSGRIGQSFDAIVTGASPKGTWVRIFQPPVEGRLEHGFQGLDVGDKVRVKLLRTDVERGFIDFART
- a CDS encoding M14 family zinc carboxypeptidase — protein: MKSFLAMAIGLALSVTVAAQNAPAQRAQAGTPRVSAVRVPITFAAPRGYAATVDYLKKVAAANPGLTELTEIGKSAANRPIHVLVISNMKTGVPIDTLVPLQHPRTPVVNNVVPMKRYQAKPGQWIDGGTRGADPAGAEGCLYIIDKLLSGYGSDPDVTTLVDDHALYICPIVNPDAPDSPSAGTAAGSSALANDNFPEGWWTDDNTPGGTGDFPSSLPEARAVLEFFTNHTNILLVQSFDATGGFSIRPFARWPDARVDARDTAILDGVLGKKYQELAGQAPASRVWRSAYNSDRQAPAGFGVFVDWAYGQFGAFAMSTQISSADAGATLEKAYERAWQFERFKGSLLPRVQFKSATANVLYTTNQATKATVSEAADAVVVKRAGPAGRYRVVQVTATVENVGPLPTQVARGTELRGNRQDVVWLLGDAAKVTFLEGSRWMAIGVLQGTLPLPRAAGEGGRGARGGAAGARGGGRGGRGEAGATPLSQMREQRPAAAPVGQSGSSRTVSWLVAVDGDAPLKLVLTSQRGGTIVQDVVVQ